A single window of Pseudarthrobacter defluvii DNA harbors:
- a CDS encoding DEAD/DEAH box helicase, which produces MKLVDQLSDLSTPNPAAAVDPDALYTRFLEWTESRGLSLYPAQDEAIMELATGANVILATPTGSGKSLVAVAAHFQAMAQGRRSYYTAPIKALVSEKFFALCDIFGAENVGMITGDSGVNQDAPIICCTAEILANIALREGTAAELGAVIMDEFHFYSDPQRGWAWQVPLLELPQAQFLLMSATLGDVTRFEDGLTALTGRATTTVSSAERPIPLHYYYHQTPVHETLEELLSTRQVPVYVVHFSQLEAIDRAQNLMSINVCTREEKDKIAELIANFRFAAGFGKTLNRLVRHGIGVHHAGMLPKYRRLVEQLAQAGLLKVICGTDTLGVGINVPIRTVLLTALSKYDGVRTRLLNSREFHQIAGRAGRAGYDTAGTVVVQAPEHVVENVKAMAKATAKFGDDQKKLRQVVKKKPPEGFVSWGEPTFKRLVESVPDPLTSSFTVTHAMLMNLMERPGDPFAAARRLLTENHEPRSSQLRLMKKALGIYRELLAAEVIERIPPEEQGPDGRTVRLTVHLQPNFALNQPLSPFALAALDLLDPESPSYALDVVSVIEATLEKPRQILSAQQKKARGEAVAAMKADGIDYDQRMAMLDEVTYPQPLAEILGEAFEVYRKAAPWVGDFELAPKSVVRDMFERAMNFGEFVQFYGLARSEGIVLRYLADAFKALRQTVPQDMLREDLADLTAWLGELVRQVDSSLLDEWEELASGAAPTPHDAPPPPPPSLTSNIRAFRVMVRNEMFRRVELFAEEDATALGDLDGGSGWGADRWEDVLDDYFDEHDDIGTGPDARGPGLLIITEEPGKWKVRQIFDDPAGNHDWGISAEVDLAESDATGTAVVRVTEVNRL; this is translated from the coding sequence ATGAAACTCGTCGACCAGCTGAGCGATCTGTCCACCCCCAACCCGGCCGCCGCCGTCGACCCCGACGCCCTTTACACCCGGTTTCTGGAATGGACCGAAAGCCGGGGCCTGTCACTGTACCCGGCGCAGGACGAGGCCATCATGGAGCTGGCCACGGGGGCCAACGTCATCCTGGCCACGCCCACGGGGTCCGGGAAGTCACTGGTGGCCGTCGCCGCGCACTTCCAGGCCATGGCCCAGGGCCGGCGGAGCTATTACACGGCACCCATCAAGGCATTGGTGTCCGAGAAATTCTTTGCGCTCTGTGACATTTTCGGCGCTGAGAACGTGGGCATGATCACCGGCGACTCCGGCGTCAACCAGGACGCCCCCATCATCTGCTGCACCGCCGAGATTCTGGCCAACATCGCCCTGCGCGAGGGCACTGCAGCGGAACTGGGCGCAGTGATCATGGACGAGTTCCATTTCTACTCCGACCCGCAGCGCGGCTGGGCCTGGCAGGTCCCCCTCCTGGAGCTTCCGCAGGCACAGTTCCTGCTGATGTCCGCCACCCTGGGCGACGTCACCCGGTTCGAGGACGGCCTGACGGCGCTGACCGGCCGAGCCACCACCACAGTGAGTTCAGCCGAGCGGCCCATTCCGCTGCACTACTACTACCACCAGACCCCCGTCCACGAGACCCTGGAGGAACTGCTCTCCACCCGTCAGGTGCCGGTCTATGTGGTGCACTTCAGCCAGCTTGAGGCGATCGACCGCGCCCAGAACCTGATGAGCATCAACGTGTGCACCAGGGAGGAAAAGGACAAGATCGCCGAGTTGATCGCCAATTTCCGCTTCGCCGCGGGCTTTGGAAAGACCCTCAACCGTTTGGTCCGCCATGGCATCGGCGTGCACCACGCCGGCATGCTGCCCAAGTACCGCCGCCTCGTGGAACAGTTGGCGCAGGCAGGGCTGCTGAAGGTCATCTGCGGCACGGACACGCTGGGCGTGGGCATCAACGTGCCCATCCGGACGGTGCTGCTGACCGCTCTGAGCAAATACGACGGCGTCCGCACCCGCCTGCTTAACTCACGTGAGTTCCACCAGATTGCGGGCCGGGCCGGCAGGGCGGGCTATGACACCGCCGGGACGGTGGTGGTGCAGGCACCCGAGCACGTCGTCGAGAACGTCAAGGCCATGGCGAAGGCCACCGCCAAGTTCGGTGACGACCAGAAGAAACTCCGCCAGGTGGTCAAGAAAAAGCCGCCGGAGGGTTTTGTTTCCTGGGGTGAGCCCACGTTCAAGCGGCTGGTGGAATCTGTCCCCGACCCCCTGACGTCAAGCTTTACGGTGACGCACGCCATGCTGATGAACCTGATGGAACGGCCCGGCGACCCCTTCGCCGCGGCCAGGCGGCTGCTCACCGAAAACCACGAGCCGCGCTCCTCCCAGCTGCGGCTCATGAAGAAGGCGCTGGGCATCTACCGCGAACTCCTCGCCGCCGAAGTCATCGAGCGGATCCCGCCGGAGGAGCAGGGGCCAGATGGCCGCACAGTCCGCCTGACCGTGCACCTGCAGCCCAACTTCGCCCTGAACCAGCCGCTCTCCCCCTTCGCACTTGCCGCACTGGACCTCCTTGACCCGGAGTCGCCGTCGTACGCCCTGGACGTGGTGTCTGTCATCGAGGCGACCCTGGAGAAACCGCGGCAGATCCTATCGGCGCAGCAGAAGAAGGCCCGCGGCGAGGCGGTGGCGGCCATGAAGGCCGACGGCATCGACTACGACCAGCGGATGGCCATGCTGGACGAAGTCACCTACCCGCAGCCGCTCGCGGAGATCCTGGGTGAGGCGTTCGAGGTGTACCGGAAGGCTGCGCCGTGGGTGGGCGACTTTGAGCTGGCACCCAAGTCGGTGGTCCGCGACATGTTTGAGCGGGCCATGAACTTCGGCGAATTCGTCCAGTTCTATGGCCTGGCCCGCTCCGAGGGGATCGTGCTGCGGTACCTTGCGGACGCCTTCAAGGCGCTGCGCCAAACCGTCCCGCAGGACATGCTCCGGGAAGACCTCGCCGACCTCACTGCCTGGCTGGGCGAGCTGGTGCGGCAGGTGGATTCCAGTCTCCTGGACGAGTGGGAGGAGTTGGCCTCCGGTGCCGCGCCCACGCCGCACGACGCACCGCCGCCCCCGCCGCCGTCGCTCACCTCGAACATCCGCGCGTTCCGGGTGATGGTGCGCAACGAGATGTTCCGGCGGGTGGAATTGTTCGCCGAGGAGGACGCCACGGCGCTCGGAGACCTCGACGGCGGCTCCGGGTGGGGTGCCGACCGCTGGGAAGACGTGCTGGACGACTACTTCGACGAACACGACGACATCGGGACAGGACCTGATGCGCGCGGCCCCGGCCTCCTGATCATCACCGAGGAACCCGGGAAGTGGAAGGTGCGCCAGATCTTCGACGACCCCGCCGGCAACCACGACTGGGG